In Arthrobacter citreus, a single genomic region encodes these proteins:
- a CDS encoding sigma 54-interacting transcriptional regulator, translated as MNSMLERLPFEWIQEIINLATEWIVVVNRDGRILYMNESYCEFVGRSADEVIGMAVHEVIENSRMHIVAKTGQAEVAEIHPIKNTEMVANRYPLYVGDELVGAVGTVMFRNAQEWIEYSKKVEPIVEELNYYKKKFEKELSSKYSFNQLIGETPVFNAAKKLAGQVSASSSAILLFGESGTGKELFAHAIHDASPRRNFPFVRVNCASIPEHLLESELFGYEEGAFTGAKRGGKKGKFEIANRGTIFLDEIGDMSLHMQSKLLRVLQEREIERVGGSSPISIDVRVIAATHRDLEKMVVLKEFRHDLYYRLNVIKIDIPPLRSRINDLPLIANSLIKKLERKFHRNGIQISNEVFQILKSHHWPGNIRELENVLERCINVLNGKVITPKQLPLYLYDNPINQKNTFAVEKNTSQFINQISIKSLKEMVEETEKDAIKRALVESQGNKIEAAKLLEISKSTFYEKCRAYHIKN; from the coding sequence ATGAATAGTATGTTAGAAAGACTTCCGTTTGAATGGATACAAGAGATTATTAATCTAGCAACTGAATGGATTGTCGTAGTTAATCGTGATGGCCGAATTTTATATATGAATGAATCGTATTGTGAGTTTGTTGGACGCTCTGCAGACGAAGTGATTGGAATGGCTGTCCATGAAGTTATTGAAAACTCAAGAATGCATATTGTTGCTAAAACTGGTCAAGCAGAGGTTGCTGAAATACATCCAATCAAAAACACAGAGATGGTAGCAAATCGATATCCACTTTATGTAGGGGACGAATTAGTAGGTGCAGTTGGAACAGTTATGTTTAGGAATGCACAAGAGTGGATTGAGTATTCTAAAAAAGTAGAACCAATAGTAGAGGAATTAAATTATTATAAAAAGAAATTTGAAAAAGAGTTAAGTAGTAAATATAGCTTCAATCAATTAATTGGTGAAACTCCTGTTTTCAACGCTGCAAAAAAATTGGCAGGGCAAGTATCTGCAAGTTCATCAGCCATTTTACTCTTTGGAGAATCAGGTACAGGTAAAGAATTATTTGCACATGCAATTCACGATGCAAGTCCAAGAAGGAATTTTCCGTTTGTACGAGTAAACTGTGCTTCAATTCCAGAGCATTTACTAGAATCAGAGCTCTTTGGTTATGAAGAAGGAGCATTTACAGGTGCAAAAAGAGGTGGGAAAAAAGGAAAATTTGAGATAGCAAATCGAGGAACGATTTTTTTAGACGAGATTGGTGATATGTCATTGCATATGCAAAGTAAATTACTTAGAGTACTTCAGGAAAGAGAAATAGAAAGAGTTGGTGGAAGTTCTCCAATCTCCATTGATGTACGAGTGATTGCTGCTACTCATCGAGATCTTGAAAAGATGGTCGTTTTAAAGGAATTTCGTCATGATTTGTATTACCGCTTAAATGTAATTAAAATAGATATCCCTCCACTTAGATCACGGATAAATGATTTACCTCTCATTGCAAATTCATTAATAAAAAAACTCGAAAGGAAATTTCATAGAAACGGTATTCAAATTTCAAATGAAGTTTTTCAAATTCTTAAGTCACATCACTGGCCAGGAAATATTCGAGAACTAGAAAATGTACTTGAGAGATGTATAAATGTCCTAAATGGTAAAGTGATTACACCAAAGCAATTACCTCTTTATTTATACGATAATCCGATCAATCAAAAAAATACATTTGCTGTAGAAAAAAATACATCCCAATTCATTAATCAAATTTCCATAAAATCGCTAAAAGAAATGGTTGAAGAGACCGAAAAGGATGCTATTAAAAGAGCGCTAGTTGAATCTCAAGGTAATAAGATTGAAGCTGCGAAATTATTAGAAATAAGCAAGTCAACTTTTTATGAAAAATGTAGAGCTTATCACATTAAAAATTAA
- a CDS encoding 3-hydroxybutyrate dehydrogenase encodes MLSEKVALITGAGSGIGFEIAKTFAEQGATVVLTDLNEGNVQKSASSLRELGFNAIGYACDVTNEEQVIDTIHKVINQFGELHILINNAGLQYVSSIEDFPTEKFELLVKVMLTAPFISIKHVFPIMKKQKYGRIINMASINGLIGFAGKAAYNSAKHGVIGLTKVAALEGACDGITVNAICPGYVDTPLVQNQLADLAKSRNVPLESVIEEVIYPLVPQKRLLSVKEIANYAVFLASEYTGGVTGQANVIDAGYTVQ; translated from the coding sequence TGCACTAATAACTGGTGCTGGTAGTGGAATTGGTTTTGAAATTGCTAAAACCTTTGCAGAGCAAGGAGCAACAGTTGTTTTAACCGACTTAAACGAAGGAAATGTTCAAAAGTCCGCTTCTTCATTACGAGAATTAGGGTTTAATGCGATCGGTTATGCGTGTGATGTTACAAATGAAGAACAAGTAATTGACACAATTCATAAAGTAATCAATCAATTTGGTGAGTTACATATTTTAATAAACAATGCAGGTTTACAATACGTTTCATCAATTGAAGATTTTCCTACAGAAAAATTTGAATTACTTGTTAAGGTTATGTTAACAGCACCATTTATCAGCATCAAACATGTATTTCCGATCATGAAAAAGCAAAAGTATGGCCGAATTATTAATATGGCTTCGATCAATGGATTAATAGGATTCGCCGGTAAAGCAGCTTATAATTCAGCGAAGCATGGAGTAATTGGTTTAACAAAGGTGGCTGCATTAGAAGGTGCTTGTGATGGGATTACAGTTAATGCAATCTGTCCAGGTTATGTTGACACACCACTAGTTCAAAACCAATTGGCTGACTTAGCAAAATCAAGGAATGTACCACTTGAAAGTGTAATTGAAGAAGTAATTTATCCATTAGTACCTCAAAAAAGATTACTTTCAGTAAAAGAAATCGCAAACTATGCAGTATTTCTCGCTAGTGAATACACTGGCGGGGTCACAGGTCAAGCAAATGTAATAGATGCAGGATATACAGTGCAGTAG